Sequence from the Plasmodium yoelii strain 17X genome assembly, chromosome: 10 genome:
aattttttgtaatttttgaTCTGTTTCTTCAGATGACCACTGCAATCTCATAGAATTTTGACTCATTTCTAATCCACTTACTGCTACCCCTCCTGCATTAGCAGCTTTTGATGgacatattaatattttattttcttttaatttatgcATGGCTTTTATATGTGTAGGCATATTTGCACCTTCCACTAATAatttacaattattttttattaacaagtCAGCATCATTTTCAGTAATTTCATTTTGAGTTGCACACGGAAATACAATATCACAAGGTACATTCCATGGTTTTTCATTCTCAAAAAATTTAGCTGTTTtagaatattttaaatattcttttattCTTTCTcgtttaacattttttatttccataatATCTTTTAATTGTTCTTTTGTAAACCCATTTGGTTCTAATATATAACCACTACTATCACTCATAGTTAATACCTTTGCTCCTTTCTCGATTAATTTTTCTACTAAATATTGTGCAACATTACCACTTCCACTAACTAtacatgttttattttttaagctTTCATTCATATCACTTAATGCATTTTCTGCAAAATAAGCAACACCATATCCAGTAGCTTCAGATCTAATATTACTTCCACcccattttatatttttgccAGTCAATACACcttcaaatttattttttaattttttatattttccaaatAAATACCCAATTTCTCTTGAACCGACTCCTATATCTCCTGCTGGTATATCTGTATTAGGTCCGATATATCTAAATAAATTATCCATAAATGATTGACAAAATCTTaaaatttcattttctgATTTTCCTTTTGGGTCAAAATCAGATCCTCCTTTTCCTCCCCCCATAGGTAATGTAGTTAAACTATTTTTAAAGATTTGTTCAAACCCTAGAAATTTGATAACACTTAAATTAACAGTTGGGTGAAATCTTAAACCCCCTTTATATGGGCCTAACACAGAACTATATTGAACTCGAAATCCTCTGTTTATTTTGTGTTCTCCATTATCATTTATCCATGGAACACGAAATTGTATAACTCTTTCTGGTTcagatatattttctaacactcctaaataaataatattttttttaaaaacaggTTTTAAAGATGTTAATACTTCTTCAAAGGCTTGCAAAAACTCATGTTgatctttatttttagatATAACATTTTCTTTCATTTCTTCTATTTTATGTTCTAGTGGCTTGTTAAAATTGTATCCATAGTTTTGGCTGTTTTGCAATTTTCCTTTACCTGTTCAATATAACAAAGAAATGCAAGAAATATTCacaaattgaaaaaaaaaaaaaaaatgtaaatattgtatttttatctttagaCAATAATCTGACTAGCCATATACTAAATAAACATACAAATACACTTTTAtactaatttatattttagttTACTACCTCGACTTGATGAATAAGACCCTGTAACAAATTCATTGCTAATGAATcctataaaatgaaataaaaaaatatatatcaaatattATGCACatctttaaatatatatgaccatgttcataaatattaatatacataGTCCTTTTGTATTAACTGTTCATAAATTTCCTTAACATTGTGACAAAATATCATGTAtctcataaaaaataatacattaaaCATTTTTGCACACAACAGTGCCAATCGTTATAGAAAGGAAATTTATGTATAATGTGTTTATTTTGgagtgtaaaaaaaataaaaaacatctATACAAGCATTTATATAAGTATTAGATTCAGAaaattcctttttttttttttttttttttttttaattacctGGTATTACACGTTTCATGTGACTTTTTTTAACCAGTCCATTTGCATTGGAAATTAAAacaatacaaaaaaatatgaccaaaaataaaatcataatatttttttaatatttttttactttttttttttttgtgaataattttaattatcaaaatatgtAATTATCCCCAACcgtattttttcttatttatttacaaaTGGAGCCAAACCCTCAATTATATTCCCTTTTTCTTTCATACCCTTGTTCTTTCgtttttttccaaatttgaataaaattttacacttggaaataaataatgcacaatataaaaaaattaattatattaaaatgtataagctgtatataaaacatatatttggTGAAATATAagaaagtaaaaaaaaacggAGAAAAATGAGGGGAAAGATACAAATTTTATGAGTTGCAAGGTCCATAATGatgttataaattttttttttttttttttttttttatttaacattttttgaaatattagaatgtattattattttaaaaaaaggtgaatttaaaatattttacaatttttaatttaaatttcaTAACTACATTAGGTAATACATCCCGATCCACATAAACATGTGTATACGAAATGATGTGCATaacatttattcattttgttcatatgaaattgtatatatatgaaagAGACCATTGTGTGTgcaaataaaatatcgaaCCAAGCTTATAGAAacttaacaaaaaaaaaaaaaaaaaaaaaatacatagatatatacatacatagatatatacatacatagaTAGATACATACATAGATAGATATATGTACCACCAAATAGATCAATATACATATGTTCATTGTGAAAATGGGTTTACCAAAAAAAGTTgtttatgatttttttttttgaatttgaaaatattgtgtaattttttttgtttttttatgtgGTTGTGTTTCAATCATATtgtaacaatttttattatgcaTATGAACACAATTTAACAATTTAGAAGAAGATACAGAAAAAAGTTGTGGCGATATTAAAAACAATGGTAAATATTTAGTGTATTGGTAAATAGTTGTACATATTTTGTTAAGAGATATACCATAATATGAACAACATATTTGgaatttttttctattttcttgttcattttcatcagtttcaaaataaaaagtacAATTAACTGCTATATGATCACTTAGTTTAGGgaatgtataaataaatccaatataacttataattttaaattgaaACTCAAAAAGTTCTCTATCATCTTTATCTTCATCTTTATCTTTATCTTCATCTTTATCATTGTTacctttatcatttttatcatttttattattttttcctggtttgatttgttttattttccttttaacattgttaaaataattagcatataatttattaaaagtgATAGAGTTTAGTATATCAATATTGCTgcttaatttatttaatgcattatcataatctatattttgtattttttttttcccatttttatcatcatatatatttaaagtaACATCTTTTTCACTTTTTACACACTTTAATAATTCTTGTAATTCTTTAGTTAAAATTATTGGAgaatcatataaataattatatttttttataaacatttcaaataaaatattgtcaataaatatataatcgaTTCTAGAACCCTCATTTGTTAGTCTATTCTGTTTATATGTATCCCAACATGTAAATTTTCCATTCATATCTGGATATAAATAAGAAAATAGTTCGATCATATTGTCTTCATCTATTaatgtatttataaaatcGTTACAACATTCTGGAGATGTATAACCAATATTATTTCcgatatttattaaattttcttTTGTGAGAATAATATCTAAAGATAcaaatatatcatttaaacattttaaatatattccatttttttttttaacaagatatttattattaatggTACAATGTTTAAATTCATAtttacataatatttttttgctattcaaaattttatttcttatattattatttatatctccCTCATTTGGAAAAAAGacaatgttatttttttcagcatctatttttaaattaattttcaaattatttttttcagcATTACTCATGATATTTGACATGTTTGATTCTCTACTATCAGTTTGAATATCTAACTCACTAAAATCGTTatctaaataaaaataatattcctTTGGAAGATGACTATATTTATCATCTACATAAATTGGGTCTAgagaaaaaaggaaatatatttcttcagGAGATGTAAAATTTGAACCCACCTTTTTAACATTAccattaaaacttaaaaataaatgatatgaTTCAATGttttgtgtatttttttgttttttgataataaaattttctgTATTTTCCAAAGTTTTTATGATAATAGGTAAAGCATTacgaattttattttttatattttcttttaagttaaaattatcaatttttattaacaagtcatgtaaatttatataattgctAAGAAAATGTACATCCAAATTTCGAAACGATATATTAAAGTCACCAACCAATATTATTGGCAAACCTGTACTTATTCTAAGTTGAATTAATTTAGCtcttaatatatgcaaaaacatcattttataatctaatctttcatatttatatcctGAATATGGAATATAAGTATTAACAAGAATAAATTGTTTATGAACAGTTATTAATAATCTTCCTTCtccaaaaaaattatttacattattttcaAGTTCATTTAAATTGCTAATATATTTAGTATCATTTggtaaataaaatgaaatagcTGATTTGTCTATctgatatttttttcccacaaaaaatgaatattttgaCATATcttttatagaaaaaaaaaaatttttaaaaggaTTACGTGATGAacaaattgtttttatttttttatttacaaaaatagCTAGTCCTGAATATCCTTTATTTcctttattactattttccttttttatacaACAATTCCAATATGTTTCATATTTATCTGAATGTGCATTTAACACATTTGGTTCATATTCAATAACATCATCATTAGTTTTTGTTTCTTGTAGAcataatatatctatatctAACTTTTCTAAAAAGCTTTCTATGCtcattccatttttttttattatttcacaACTTTTCTTCCAACCATTTACATTCCAACTCACAATATGCAATTTTTCCATATTCCaaaggaaaatataaataggaaaaaatcaaaatattctcatcaaatttattttatttttttattccctTTCACCATATTTAGCTGTatacgaaaaaaaattaggAATTAAGCTAGCTAGGTAAAAAAAAgctgaaaaaaaatatgaacaaaatctgaaaaaaaaatatgaaaaaaaaatatgaaaaataaatagctAGCTTGCTAATAAACGTAGTTACGTACAATCATCATGTGCTTATATATGAATACACATTTGTTACTTCAAAATTGTAAATAACAAATgaatgtaataaaataagctatatttttttaagttaaaATATTCGATGGAATGAAAAAAGAGTGTAattttcgaaaaaaaaaaaaaaaaaaaaaaatatgaccaAGTACATACAAATTGGTCACCTTTCAATGGCTAGTACATTAGCTGAACAAACAATGACATTTCTTTAAACTAATGATTTTTAAATTGGGATAATATGTAAGAATGAAGCAacaattaattataaattattaaataaaaatgcacATATTATTATCTATAGTTTCACAAAATTAACCACTTCGCCTTTGCTTAATTCGATATAGGACCAAAGAGTTGTTCAGAAATTCTCTGAAAGAGACAATAATATGAGATATTCTACTAgctattttaattaattctGAAAATTCTTtacaattattaaataatttgacATCCACTTTTATTGACATAAATCCGACATTCGGGAATTTCGGCCTATCATCCTCTTCATTTTCgccattttttccattttcgTCACTTTCgccattttttccattttcgTCATTTTCGCCATTTTCGCCATTTCCCTCTTTTTTGCCACGTTCAACTACAGCAGCGTCGTAATTATCTCTATCCTCATTGGcatcataaataaataaatcagGGCTTATTAAGTGAGATGGGAAATTTGAATAAAATGTGCAATCTAAGTTGCCAGATAGATCCATTGTTTTAGTAACAAGATGAATATTTTTGCACAAACctaaaacaatatatttatcatatatatctTGATAATGtatagaaataataataagtaTACAACTATCAAttttagttatatatataacttcattttttctaataataaatttttgtaaaatattttctgataaatttatttttgttaaaaaaaaatgcataaaaGGACCAGACAATAAAGCTTCTCGAATTCTTGATAAATGATTAGAAGTTAAAAAAGACTGAATTGGATTTTTTGGTATCTCATATAATTCTATTTGAAGATCATAACCAAATTCTTCTTTTTCcaaaatatgaatatgtGTTTTAAAAGTATTGTCattataacatttaataaaatattgcaTAGTATCTTCATTCCATacatttgaaaaattattgtatgatatatatatttgtatggaatctaattcattatatttatcatctaaatataatttttctacttcattattaattaaatattcttCTTCTAAACATTTTACTCTCgcatttacaattttttctaattttatttttgtatgcGCTTCaactttatatattatattatcagcatcatatatatattctgtTAATACATATCTATTTGTTTCTTTATCtacaattttttcatttgaaTAATATGAACTAGGTACGGGTATTCCATCTTTTATTACTTTATATATCCAATCAAACAGTATCTTATTGTTTGATACATGTAAATTAGATTCACATTCTGTTTCTTTTATCTTTTTGTACAACACTTCACACATTTTGTTTCAATAAAtccttaaaaataatatgattagGGTTTAGTGTCTTTTTACCATGTATGAAAATCGTAgtcgtttattttttttcatattttttttcatattttttttcatattttttttcatattttttttcttatttttactctttatttttttctttatttttttatttttttattttttttcttatttttcaATGTCCAGCTTTGCGTACGAGGGTTGGAATGCATTCTATTAAGACATATAGCGCTTCGctatttttctaaaaaaattgtgttttggtattttatttagattaatatatattaacaattcTCTTTTAATTAGAagttaaaaaatgtttataaaataaatgtacaaaattattttttgtatataaacttttttttatttgaacaaatgtagaaataaaattattaataaaaatattttatgtgCATATCATTTTATATGTCTACAATAAATGGATAATTCATGTTATTCTGTTTGTATGAAAAAAGAATTCTAACCGCATAAAATAGTGTACATctacatgcatatatatatatttacactATTTTATGCGTGAtaaattaacatttttttacacGTGCTTAATACGAAGGGATGCGTAGGATAATATGAAGAAAATTATCGAAATGagaaaaatttgaaaaaagcCAATATAAAGGCGATCTTAATGGAATTTGTATTCCATTAATTATTATGAACATgtaaggaaaaaaaattatatattcatcttcaatatgataaaaaatattattcttTTTTAAAGGGATATTGTCTATATGTTCTTTATCATCTGAATTTATTTCGTTATTTTCAgaaaattctttttttaaatttagaTTATTCTCATtgtcatcatttttttgaatttttctaaaaaaagTTGGGAAATTCACATGCAATAAATCACCTAAAGTATACGCTACAATATcttcaatattattttcattatatatagaatatttaattttaaataatgggaattttgtttgtattttattatatggtGGACCATAAATGTGTATAATAATTGGAGCttctttaattattttttcaatattacaaatattattcacttctttttcttttcctTGGTTATCCAACTTATCAGaaattttacttttttctGAACTTTCCATTTCCCATGGTTTAACATAATCTGAATAAAAATTctctaaaaaaattatcatattatAATCAATACATTCTCTATATAAagaacatatattttttatgttaaaaTTAGTTAGATTTTGTAAAAGTTGTTCTTCTGTTTTTTTTGGCAATGTGTGTAATagtctattatttttatttaaaatataatttgatttttttaattcatttattatataatcttCAAAATCTTTAACTCCTCTATATAAAGGTATGTAACTGTTATACTTACCATTGTTtagattattaaaaattttttggTTTTTCATGTGTGCATAATATTCTTCTTTTcctttaaaatttaatatcaatttccatggtatatttttatatgatatttgtttaaattttttttcataccaatcattatttatttcctttcttccaattaaattataatatttataattatcattttgGAAATTTACACattcttttatattaatattcgTTTCTTTATCAAATTCTAATAAAGGTTTAAATAATTCATGAGAATATccttttaaattttcatctTCAGAATggttttctttatatttgtCTAATTTTTTATCAGACTTATAATCGATAATATCttgttcttttttatttattatattttttttttttatgaatgaATTATGGCTAGCTTCTTCGTTAATGTTGTTCATATCATTTTggttattattaaaaatatttattgtggtattatcattattttcatcatctttTAAATTAATGTTTGTAGAAAATTCtcctaaatttttatttaaagaaCTTTC
This genomic interval carries:
- a CDS encoding NADP-specific glutamate dehydrogenase, putative, translating into MILFLVIFFCIVLISNANGLVKKSHMKRVIPGFISNEFVTGSYSSSRGKGKLQNSQNYGYNFNKPLEHKIEEMKENVISKNKDQHEFLQAFEEVLTSLKPVFKKNIIYLGVLENISEPERVIQFRVPWINDNGEHKINRGFRVQYSSVLGPYKGGLRFHPTVNLSVIKFLGFEQIFKNSLTTLPMGGGKGGSDFDPKGKSENEILRFCQSFMDNLFRYIGPNTDIPAGDIGVGSREIGYLFGKYKKLKNKFEGVLTGKNIKWGGSNIRSEATGYGVAYFAENALSDMNESLKNKTCIVSGSGNVAQYLVEKLIEKGAKVLTMSDSSGYILEPNGFTKEQLKDIMEIKNVKRERIKEYLKYSKTAKFFENEKPWNVPCDIVFPCATQNEITENDADLLIKNNCKLLVEGANMPTHIKAMHKLKENKILICPSKAANAGGVAVSGLEMSQNSMRLQWSSEETDQKLQKIMKNIYEQCCDASQKYTGETDLVAGANIAGFLKVADSFIEQGGL
- a CDS encoding endonuclease/exonuclease/phosphatase family protein, putative — translated: MEKLHIVSWNVNGWKKSCEIIKKNGMSIESFLEKLDIDILCLQETKTNDDVIEYEPNVLNAHSDKYETYWNCCIKKENSNKGNKGYSGLAIFVNKKIKTICSSRNPFKNFFFSIKDMSKYSFFVGKKYQIDKSAISFYLPNDTKYISNLNELENNVNNFFGEGRLLITVHKQFILVNTYIPYSGYKYERLDYKMMFLHILRAKLIQLRISTGLPIILVGDFNISFRNLDVHFLSNYINLHDLLIKIDNFNLKENIKNKIRNALPIIIKTLENTENFIIKKQKNTQNIESYHLFLSFNGNVKKVGSNFTSPEEIYFLFSLDPIYVDDKYSHLPKEYYFYLDNDFSELDIQTDSRESNMSNIMSNAEKNNLKINLKIDAEKNNIVFFPNEGDINNNIRNKILNSKKILCKYEFKHCTINNKYLVKKKNGIYLKCLNDIFVSLDIILTKENLINIGNNIGYTSPECCNDFINTLIDEDNMIELFSYLYPDMNGKFTCWDTYKQNRLTNEGSRIDYIFIDNILFEMFIKKYNYLYDSPIILTKELQELLKCVKSEKDVTLNIYDDKNGKKKIQNIDYDNALNKLSSNIDILNSITFNKLYANYFNNVKRKIKQIKPGKNNKNDKNDKGNNDKDEDKDKDEDKDDRELFEFQFKIISYIGFIYTFPKLSDHIAVNCTFYFETDENEQENRKKFQICCSYYGISLNKICTTIYQYTKYLPLFLISPQLFSVSSSKLLNCVHMHNKNCYNMIETQPHKKTKKITQYFQIQKKKS
- a CDS encoding autophagy protein 5, putative; translated protein: MKEYNKALFMEKPNIDQINNNIENSKLVLCICINENESISLIPPSYYYVHVHRYMYLSNIIPKCLEYFKSFILPFYGNTFEVYFECIGKSGKKKKKKKNSNDNSNDNIFNDDSNIDKSDDISEDKIILDWRLPIGVLFDIYCDIDDEDDYFINSQVKTNKNCKFCSNDELFYEHVNILKIQTDQINDINNFKEDKSNGVNVTESSLNKNLGEFSTNINLKDDENNDNTTINIFNNNQNDMNNINEEASHNSFIKKKNIINKKEQDIIDYKSDKKLDKYKENHSEDENLKGYSHELFKPLLEFDKETNINIKECVNFQNDNYKYYNLIGRKEINNDWYEKKFKQISYKNIPWKLILNFKGKEEYYAHMKNQKIFNNLNNGKYNSYIPLYRGVKDFEDYIINELKKSNYILNKNNRLLHTLPKKTEEQLLQNLTNFNIKNICSLYRECIDYNMIIFLENFYSDYVKPWEMESSEKSKISDKLDNQGKEKEVNNICNIEKIIKEAPIIIHIYGPPYNKIQTKFPLFKIKYSIYNENNIEDIVAYTLGDLLHVNFPTFFRKIQKNDDNENNLNLKKEFSENNEINSDDKEHIDNIPLKKNNIFYHIEDEYIIFFPYMFIIINGIQIPLRSPLYWLFSNFSHFDNFLHIILRIPSY